Part of the Helicobacter sp. MIT 21-1697 genome is shown below.
AAGAACCCCAAAATGCTACTCCGATGGCAGCGTAAAGGAGGAATGAGAATATGTTTAGTTTTTTAGAGAGAAATCCATTCTTTTTCACGGTTGCATTTTTGTTGGTGTTTTCTATCGCAGGGTTAGTAGAGGTTTTGCCCGGTTTTGCAAAAAAGGCTCAACCTATTGAAGGCTTAAAGCCTTATTCTTTGCTTGAAACTGCAGGACGACAAGTATATATTGCAGAGGGTTGTTATAATTGCCATTCGCAGCTTATTCGTCCATTTAAGGCTGAAACAGACCGATATGGTGCTTATAGTTTAAGTGGTGAATATGCTTATGATAGACCATTCTTGTGGGGTTCAAAGCGCACAGGTCCAGATTTACATAGGGTAGGTGATAGTCGTAAAGCAGCAGATTGGCACGATGGACATATGAGAGACCCGAAATCGCGTGTGCCCGGCTCAATTATGCCAGCGTATGAGCATCTTTATACAAAAAATGCTGACTTTGAAACTGCCTTTGCAGAGGCTTATACACAAAAAGTTGTTT
Proteins encoded:
- the ccoO gene encoding cytochrome-c oxidase, cbb3-type subunit II, which produces MFSFLERNPFFFTVAFLLVFSIAGLVEVLPGFAKKAQPIEGLKPYSLLETAGRQVYIAEGCYNCHSQLIRPFKAETDRYGAYSLSGEYAYDRPFLWGSKRTGPDLHRVGDSRKAADWHDGHMRDPKSRVPGSIMPAYEHLYTKNADFETAFAEAYTQKVVFGVPYDTEGGVQIGAQSYDKNDLATLSKAREIFMQEAKVVVDEMISQDVKDAFEQGEVKQIVALIAYMNSLGQSRRTATQVSRAAQ